From the Thermococcus sp. M39 genome, one window contains:
- a CDS encoding M20/M25/M40 family metallo-hydrolase — translation MLEVLELLSQLIEFETVNDPTNGKKPSKECPKFIRDILDSWGIESEIIEKDGYYAVYGELGEGTPKLMFLAHFDIVPVNIEEWRTDPFKLTIIGDKAYGRGSADDKGNVAGVMLALKELSTKKLNRKVIFAFTGDEEIGGKLAMHIAEKLREENKLPQYLINADGIGMNPIIRRRKGFGVIIEVPQQKILIKGKVMKKSFTINTPVLQTRHAAYFMPGVDMHPMIALSYFLRNSDNLAVKVEGKFLKSNVLPSKVELAYVEPDESGEEVEADLSLTELLKAIVPLVRASISAEKYSDFGISITPNLYSLENGVHKLRLDIRAMSYSPEQIEKVLREILEFNIPTAKLTVKHNEKAGYLFTSLDSELVRIMMKTLERLGEKAKPVEGAGASDSRYFTPYGVEAIDFGPRGGNIHGPNEYADVTSLKLLPKIYTHVAINLLKK, via the coding sequence GTGTTAGAGGTGCTGGAGCTATTATCCCAGCTAATTGAGTTTGAAACTGTGAACGACCCGACCAACGGAAAAAAGCCAAGCAAGGAGTGTCCGAAATTCATCAGGGATATCTTAGATTCCTGGGGAATAGAAAGCGAGATAATTGAAAAAGATGGGTACTATGCTGTCTATGGTGAATTAGGGGAAGGTACTCCAAAGCTCATGTTCTTGGCCCACTTTGATATCGTTCCAGTGAATATAGAAGAGTGGAGGACTGACCCATTTAAATTAACGATAATTGGAGACAAAGCCTATGGAAGAGGAAGTGCTGACGACAAAGGGAACGTTGCTGGAGTAATGCTTGCTTTAAAGGAGCTTTCAACGAAAAAGCTCAATAGAAAGGTAATTTTCGCTTTTACTGGGGATGAGGAGATTGGAGGCAAATTAGCAATGCACATAGCGGAGAAGTTGAGAGAAGAGAATAAACTCCCACAATATTTGATCAATGCTGATGGGATTGGCATGAATCCAATAATTAGAAGGAGAAAAGGATTCGGTGTGATAATTGAGGTACCGCAGCAGAAAATCCTAATCAAAGGCAAAGTAATGAAAAAGTCGTTCACTATAAACACGCCTGTACTTCAAACGAGGCATGCTGCCTATTTCATGCCTGGCGTGGATATGCATCCAATGATTGCTCTTTCTTACTTCCTAAGGAACAGCGATAATCTTGCTGTAAAAGTTGAAGGTAAATTTTTGAAGTCAAACGTTCTGCCGAGCAAAGTTGAACTGGCATATGTAGAACCCGATGAAAGTGGGGAAGAAGTTGAGGCGGATTTAAGCTTAACAGAGCTTTTGAAAGCTATAGTACCTTTAGTTAGAGCATCAATAAGTGCTGAAAAATACAGCGATTTTGGGATCTCGATAACTCCTAACTTATATTCACTTGAAAACGGAGTTCACAAGCTTAGACTGGATATAAGAGCAATGAGCTATTCTCCTGAGCAAATAGAGAAGGTGCTTAGAGAAATCTTAGAGTTCAATATTCCGACTGCAAAGCTAACTGTTAAGCATAATGAAAAGGCGGGATATCTCTTCACTTCTCTAGATTCAGAGCTTGTCAGAATAATGATGAAAACTCTAGAACGCTTAGGAGAGAAAGCTAAGCCAGTTGAAGGTGCTGGAGCATCAGATTCAAGATATTTCACTCCTTATGGTGTTGAAGCAATAGATTTTGGACCAAGAGGGGGAAACATTCATGGGCCCAATGAATATGCAGATGTTACCTCCCTTAAACTGCTTCCAAAAATTTATACACACGTTGCAATAAATTTGCTTAAAAAGTGA
- a CDS encoding ABC transporter permease, with product MIKQLIKPLLESFLAIVIGVLIGAIVLAFSGYNPIEAYAALVKGAVGSAYGWSMTLSSATPIILTALTFAISARTGIFNIGAEGTVYFGAIAAIIFTNIFANPIIGLIAGMIFGMLWALPAALLKVYRGVHEVISTIMLNWIAFYTALYLVLGPLANPDDPNKTIEVPVSARLPLLMKGSELSLAFIIAIAAAIITYYILWHTVLGYELRASGYNERAARYGGINPKRAIIWSFLLGGIMSGLAGATEVMGRPPSYAISQGMANIYGYGFDGIGVSLVGRNHPIGIIFSGIFFGALKAGATYMQIEAGVPLEMVKVVQGIIVVAVAVPGLWDLVKKVVRK from the coding sequence ATGATTAAACAACTCATTAAACCTCTCCTTGAAAGTTTCCTTGCAATTGTAATCGGAGTTCTCATTGGAGCTATAGTGTTAGCATTTTCTGGGTATAATCCAATAGAAGCATATGCTGCTCTCGTTAAAGGTGCTGTAGGTTCAGCTTATGGATGGTCAATGACCTTGAGTTCAGCAACTCCGATAATTTTAACAGCTTTAACTTTCGCAATCAGCGCGAGGACTGGAATATTCAACATTGGTGCTGAAGGTACTGTCTACTTCGGTGCAATAGCCGCTATAATTTTCACCAACATCTTTGCTAACCCTATAATAGGCTTAATTGCTGGAATGATTTTTGGAATGCTTTGGGCACTGCCAGCTGCACTTTTAAAGGTCTACAGGGGTGTTCATGAGGTTATCTCAACAATCATGCTCAACTGGATTGCATTTTATACTGCCTTATACCTTGTTCTGGGTCCACTGGCAAATCCTGATGACCCCAACAAAACAATAGAAGTCCCAGTAAGTGCAAGATTACCTCTGCTCATGAAGGGAAGCGAGCTTTCCCTTGCATTCATAATTGCAATAGCAGCTGCAATAATCACATATTATATCCTTTGGCATACAGTTCTTGGTTATGAACTGAGAGCAAGTGGTTATAACGAGAGAGCTGCAAGATATGGTGGAATCAATCCAAAGAGAGCCATCATCTGGTCATTCCTTCTTGGTGGTATAATGAGCGGTTTAGCAGGAGCGACTGAAGTTATGGGAAGACCACCAAGCTACGCAATAAGCCAAGGTATGGCGAACATATACGGCTACGGTTTTGATGGAATTGGTGTTTCTTTGGTGGGAAGAAACCACCCGATAGGCATAATCTTTAGCGGTATATTCTTCGGAGCACTGAAAGCAGGAGCAACATACATGCAGATAGAGGCTGGAGTCCCATTAGAGATGGTTAAGGTTGTGCAGGGTATAATTGTTGTTGCAGTTGCAGTTCCAGGCTTGTGGGACTTAGTTAAGAAGGTGGTGAGAAAATGA
- a CDS encoding helix-turn-helix domain-containing protein, which yields MVVKEKLYTVKQASEILGVHPKTIQKWDREGKIKTVR from the coding sequence ATGGTAGTGAAGGAAAAGCTTTACACGGTCAAACAGGCGAGTGAGATACTCGGAGTTCATCCAAAAACAATCCAGAAATGGGATAGGGAAGGGAAAATCAAAACAGTCAGA
- a CDS encoding metal ABC transporter solute-binding protein, Zn/Mn family has product MRAKAVILILLLTSFAIPSVSAEKPLVVASIAPLAEIVKEAFGDSVNVVYLVPPGADPHQYQLTPDQIELIKRADVVVTANGHLPVEQKMKELWEEGALNAKVLFADDYQKYGFRFLPERWYNNKNNPHGVWVDPYNALAIAKATEVALAEKYPQNREFYEKQYKKFEIRVLAIVEAYKALAENATAVIEMPSQQYALEWIGVKAVASIKPEEEVPAKSVDDMINIAQTADIIAYSSQSPESLKNAALELSQRTGKPLADITTIWVNKPYTEILIENSKAVINALNQKTPVIQQTTKAESINVIYVLLALVVGISLGMAVGVLIKK; this is encoded by the coding sequence ATGAGAGCAAAAGCTGTTATACTCATCCTTCTCCTCACTTCATTTGCAATTCCAAGTGTGAGCGCTGAAAAGCCCTTAGTGGTTGCGAGTATAGCACCTCTGGCAGAGATAGTAAAGGAGGCATTTGGAGACTCCGTAAACGTTGTCTATCTCGTCCCTCCTGGAGCTGATCCTCACCAGTACCAGCTGACTCCAGATCAGATTGAGCTCATCAAGAGAGCTGATGTGGTTGTTACAGCGAATGGTCATTTGCCAGTGGAACAGAAGATGAAAGAACTCTGGGAGGAAGGAGCGCTTAATGCAAAAGTACTCTTTGCTGATGATTATCAGAAATACGGCTTCCGCTTTCTCCCAGAACGGTGGTATAATAACAAAAACAACCCTCATGGAGTTTGGGTTGACCCCTACAATGCCTTGGCGATTGCGAAAGCTACAGAGGTGGCGTTAGCAGAAAAATATCCGCAGAACAGAGAGTTTTATGAAAAACAATACAAAAAATTTGAGATAAGAGTTCTGGCAATAGTTGAGGCTTACAAAGCTTTGGCTGAGAATGCAACTGCTGTAATCGAGATGCCCTCCCAGCAGTATGCTCTTGAGTGGATCGGAGTAAAAGCAGTTGCCTCAATTAAGCCTGAAGAAGAAGTTCCAGCTAAGAGCGTTGATGATATGATCAATATAGCTCAAACTGCTGATATTATTGCTTATTCTTCTCAGAGCCCTGAATCACTAAAAAATGCTGCCCTTGAGCTCTCTCAAAGAACTGGTAAACCTTTAGCCGATATAACCACAATTTGGGTCAATAAACCTTACACTGAAATCTTAATTGAAAACTCCAAAGCTGTGATAAATGCATTGAACCAAAAGACACCAGTCATTCAACAAACTACAAAAGCAGAAAGCATCAATGTTATTTATGTTCTCTTGGCATTGGTTGTTGGAATTTCACTTGGAATGGCTGTCGGGGTTTTGATTAAGAAGTAG
- a CDS encoding ABC transporter permease, translating to MIDMILSILLGSLTAMVPIVLTSTGAVVSERAGVVNIGYEGILLMSALFGAIFAEMSGNPWIGLLGGAFVGMLLGMLHGAITVYLKGDHIIPGIGVNLLALGVVAFGITAVWGTAGQHQVPTNFRIQPLINTPYGGLSPMVLVTFIIVFLTHWVLFRTPLGLRIRAVGENPEAADALGVNVEKYRFLATVYGATLAGLGGAYLSVDWLGVVTKEISSGRGFIALANMVFSGWNPVRALIGGFLFGFFDNLSVWVRTNPAVSQVVPWQFVATLPYIVTIVIVAGIIGKVRPPKWDGKPYKRE from the coding sequence ATGATAGACATGATACTCTCAATCCTTCTCGGTTCATTGACAGCAATGGTCCCAATAGTTTTGACGAGCACTGGAGCAGTGGTAAGTGAAAGAGCAGGAGTTGTAAACATCGGATATGAAGGAATCCTACTCATGTCAGCACTCTTCGGTGCAATATTTGCAGAGATGAGTGGCAACCCATGGATAGGCCTATTAGGTGGAGCTTTTGTTGGGATGCTCTTAGGAATGCTCCATGGAGCCATAACGGTTTATCTCAAAGGAGACCACATCATTCCGGGTATCGGTGTGAATTTGCTGGCTTTAGGTGTAGTCGCCTTCGGAATTACGGCAGTATGGGGAACAGCAGGACAGCACCAAGTCCCCACGAACTTTAGAATTCAGCCACTCATTAACACCCCCTATGGTGGCTTAAGTCCTATGGTGCTCGTAACTTTCATAATTGTGTTCCTAACACACTGGGTGCTCTTTAGAACTCCATTAGGACTTAGAATAAGAGCTGTCGGTGAGAACCCAGAGGCAGCAGATGCTTTAGGTGTCAACGTTGAGAAATACCGCTTTTTAGCAACAGTATATGGAGCAACCTTAGCTGGGCTTGGAGGGGCCTATTTGAGCGTTGACTGGCTCGGAGTCGTCACAAAGGAAATATCTTCAGGTAGAGGTTTCATTGCATTGGCAAACATGGTATTCAGTGGCTGGAACCCAGTAAGGGCATTAATCGGTGGATTTCTCTTTGGATTCTTCGATAACCTCTCAGTGTGGGTGAGAACAAACCCAGCAGTTTCACAAGTTGTTCCATGGCAGTTCGTTGCTACACTGCCGTACATAGTGACAATAGTCATCGTTGCTGGAATAATAGGAAAGGTAAGACCACCAAAGTGGGATGGAAAGCCATACAAGAGAGAGTGA
- a CDS encoding ABC transporter ATP-binding protein gives MEEVPIIEMKGIVKIYPDGTKALKGVDFSVKQGEIHGLLGENGAGKTTLMKILSGMLSPTEGKIYVKGKEVKFKSPADALANGIGMVHQHFTLVEVFDALHNIILGMEGHGHFSKIDVDKAKAKLRKLMDELNFQVPLDVPVENLPVGVQQRIEILKVLYRDVDVLILDEPTAVLTPIEVKELFDVLRTLKAQGKTIIFISHKLREVMEITDRVTVLRKGEVIGTVNTSEATPQLLARMMVGRDVVLRIQKPPKEPGEPILKVENLWVKGDRGEDAVKGLSFEVRAGEIFGIAGVEGNGQTELIEAITGLRKIEKGRVILNGKDITGRPPKELYNLGVAHIPEDRTNMGLILDMSVAENSILGLHWRKEFTGVLNSIKWSNVKKHAQELIEKFEVVAPGVDAPVKSLSGGNQQKLIVAREVSKEPLLIVASQPTRGVDVASTEYIRNYLVKLRNENKAVLLVSADLDEVLQLSDRMAIMYEGQFVGIVKPEEVTEEQIGLMMGGIKIES, from the coding sequence ATGGAAGAAGTTCCCATCATAGAGATGAAAGGCATTGTTAAAATTTATCCCGATGGCACTAAAGCTTTGAAAGGCGTTGATTTTTCGGTTAAGCAAGGTGAGATCCACGGTCTTTTGGGTGAGAATGGAGCGGGTAAGACTACATTAATGAAGATTTTGTCTGGAATGCTTTCTCCAACTGAAGGTAAAATCTATGTTAAGGGGAAAGAAGTGAAGTTTAAAAGTCCAGCTGATGCTTTAGCAAATGGTATTGGTATGGTTCACCAGCATTTCACTCTTGTTGAGGTTTTTGATGCTCTGCACAATATAATCCTCGGGATGGAAGGTCACGGACACTTCTCCAAGATTGATGTTGATAAAGCTAAAGCAAAGCTCCGAAAGCTTATGGATGAGCTGAACTTTCAAGTTCCTCTTGATGTGCCTGTTGAGAACCTACCTGTTGGCGTTCAGCAGAGAATTGAGATTTTAAAAGTTCTGTATAGAGATGTTGATGTTCTTATCTTAGATGAGCCAACTGCTGTGCTAACCCCTATCGAGGTTAAAGAGCTGTTCGACGTTTTGAGAACACTCAAGGCACAAGGAAAAACAATTATTTTCATCAGCCACAAGCTGAGAGAAGTTATGGAAATAACTGATAGGGTTACCGTGTTGAGAAAAGGAGAGGTCATTGGGACTGTAAATACAAGCGAAGCAACACCTCAGCTCTTAGCGAGAATGATGGTCGGCAGGGATGTAGTTCTAAGAATTCAAAAGCCTCCAAAAGAGCCTGGAGAACCAATTCTCAAAGTTGAAAACTTGTGGGTAAAAGGTGACAGAGGAGAAGATGCCGTTAAGGGATTAAGCTTTGAGGTTAGAGCTGGAGAAATTTTTGGAATTGCTGGTGTTGAAGGAAATGGCCAAACTGAACTTATTGAAGCAATAACTGGGTTGAGAAAGATTGAGAAGGGTAGAGTCATCCTCAACGGAAAAGACATCACAGGGAGGCCTCCCAAAGAGCTATACAATCTCGGAGTTGCTCACATTCCTGAGGACAGAACAAACATGGGACTTATATTGGACATGAGTGTTGCTGAAAACTCAATACTTGGTCTTCACTGGAGGAAGGAGTTTACAGGAGTGTTAAACTCCATTAAGTGGAGTAACGTTAAAAAACACGCTCAAGAGCTTATAGAAAAGTTTGAAGTAGTTGCACCAGGTGTGGATGCTCCAGTTAAGAGCTTGAGCGGTGGTAACCAGCAAAAGCTCATAGTTGCTAGGGAAGTTAGCAAAGAGCCCCTATTAATAGTTGCTTCACAACCTACAAGAGGTGTTGATGTTGCTTCAACAGAATACATAAGAAACTATCTCGTCAAGCTTAGAAATGAAAACAAGGCTGTTCTTTTGGTTTCAGCAGATCTGGATGAGGTACTGCAGCTTAGTGACAGGATGGCAATAATGTACGAAGGACAGTTTGTCGGCATTGTGAAGCCCGAAGAGGTTACCGAAGAACAAATCGGACTAATGATGGGAGGTATCAAAATTGAAAGCTGA
- a CDS encoding DUF4932 domain-containing protein, which translates to MKRALAFFVFIILASPAYACQYQTDKVLVEVNPNEELLSIVYYLTFELDEFVIHRLGYIRDVDAYFGKYKNHEAVQTLKHYFSDVENIPQRDYKLFLLDAYILQFSNPPEMKRIYTEWQDSDLDKIVDALRKFAQDTHFMEFFKSHESYYGQDLEVYKSAIQLLPPDEFMGPYMNLTNVRFEFHLPYLVCIHGHSFYREENGTKIYGSGGIPPLVRRTPPRTLWSLERAKDTIFGLPLNAVYVNNRKFDELWVLDFIYHELGHDITNEKLDEYYGYKVKPLRYFENTIEEDMPYLATYDIHFWFDTMMIYESFADGWAYFALSHIDRDYAEWNLQMQKAWGEFWQDYMIELYQKYTALSLKENKTLDEYIYKMLDELAEKAPPEKAKDLYEKNVPITPLRALDDVVKEGEVIIVYGTQNPDKRGSEYDRETAEIVKSYLETFYSQWPGDIKIEVKADVNLTDEDLKKDLILIGGSVSNKVVQQFEEYFPLRFVFKNGTWVLEKNSNFGNVRTFIITPDDIKEVSFMKFSYNSPQTSMLLAIRNPLREDNYIVWIAGADRYSTRRYRNPTYYLVSYEIYDGEKIEDGFYIQPLLSS; encoded by the coding sequence ATGAAAAGAGCATTAGCATTCTTTGTTTTTATAATCCTAGCTTCTCCCGCTTATGCATGTCAGTATCAAACGGATAAAGTTCTTGTTGAGGTAAATCCGAATGAAGAACTTTTAAGCATCGTTTACTATCTTACATTTGAACTTGACGAGTTTGTAATACATCGCCTCGGTTATATCCGAGATGTGGATGCTTATTTTGGGAAATACAAAAACCATGAAGCAGTCCAAACACTTAAGCACTACTTCAGCGATGTAGAGAATATTCCACAGAGAGATTACAAGCTCTTCCTCCTCGATGCGTACATTCTTCAGTTTTCAAATCCTCCTGAAATGAAGAGAATTTACACGGAGTGGCAAGACTCGGATTTGGACAAAATTGTTGATGCCCTGAGAAAATTTGCTCAGGATACACACTTCATGGAGTTCTTTAAATCCCATGAAAGCTATTATGGGCAAGATTTGGAAGTTTATAAATCTGCTATTCAGCTTTTGCCTCCAGATGAATTCATGGGGCCCTACATGAACCTAACAAACGTCAGATTTGAGTTCCATCTGCCGTATTTGGTGTGCATTCACGGGCACAGCTTTTACAGAGAAGAGAATGGAACTAAGATTTACGGCTCAGGTGGAATACCTCCGCTGGTGAGGAGAACACCGCCGAGGACTTTATGGAGCTTGGAGAGAGCCAAAGATACTATATTTGGGCTTCCTCTCAACGCTGTCTATGTAAATAACAGAAAATTTGATGAGCTTTGGGTTCTAGACTTCATTTATCATGAGCTTGGTCATGATATAACGAATGAAAAGCTGGATGAATACTATGGCTACAAAGTTAAACCTCTCCGCTACTTTGAAAACACGATAGAGGAGGATATGCCCTATTTAGCAACCTATGATATCCACTTCTGGTTTGATACAATGATGATCTATGAGAGCTTTGCGGACGGCTGGGCATACTTTGCCCTGAGCCATATAGATAGGGACTATGCCGAGTGGAACCTTCAAATGCAGAAAGCTTGGGGCGAATTTTGGCAGGATTACATGATAGAACTCTATCAAAAATACACCGCTTTAAGCTTAAAAGAGAACAAGACCCTTGATGAGTATATCTACAAGATGCTCGATGAGCTAGCTGAGAAAGCCCCTCCAGAAAAAGCCAAAGATCTTTACGAGAAAAACGTCCCTATCACTCCTTTAAGAGCTTTAGATGATGTTGTAAAGGAAGGAGAAGTAATAATTGTCTACGGCACTCAGAATCCAGACAAAAGAGGATCTGAATATGACAGAGAAACTGCGGAGATCGTGAAAAGCTATCTCGAAACATTTTACTCACAGTGGCCTGGAGACATTAAAATTGAGGTTAAAGCAGACGTAAACTTGACGGATGAAGACTTAAAGAAAGACTTAATCCTCATAGGCGGCTCTGTCAGCAACAAAGTTGTGCAACAGTTTGAGGAGTACTTCCCGTTGAGGTTTGTGTTTAAGAACGGCACCTGGGTTTTAGAGAAAAATTCAAACTTCGGAAATGTTAGAACATTTATCATAACTCCAGATGACATAAAAGAAGTTTCCTTTATGAAGTTCTCTTACAACTCACCTCAAACATCTATGCTCCTTGCCATAAGGAACCCTCTCAGAGAAGATAACTACATTGTCTGGATTGCTGGTGCAGACAGATACTCTACGAGAAGATACAGAAATCCGACCTATTATCTTGTCAGCTATGAAATTTATGATGGAGAAAAGATAGAAGATGGATTTTATATTCAGCCGTTGCTCTCTTCGTAA
- a CDS encoding phosphoribosyltransferase translates to MKKFPAYLASWNDIERWAKEGALKILNEGWKPDVVVGLARGGWVPARLYCDYLGIKDLVSIKVEHWGITATPDGKAKLKYGTQYPFEGKKVLIVDDIADTGESLTLAKNYVESKNPAEVKAATLLTIKTSKFRPDYYGEEIDWAWIVFPWNFVEDMINLTSNLFEEKEKLTTDEIIALFRELHGIEVPKERLEEALTIAEKRKIFKKEGEFWLKP, encoded by the coding sequence ATGAAAAAGTTTCCGGCATATCTCGCTTCTTGGAATGATATTGAGAGATGGGCAAAAGAAGGAGCTCTAAAAATTCTTAACGAAGGCTGGAAGCCAGATGTTGTAGTCGGACTTGCAAGAGGCGGATGGGTTCCAGCAAGGCTGTACTGCGATTACCTCGGCATTAAAGACTTAGTGAGCATCAAAGTTGAGCACTGGGGCATTACAGCTACCCCCGATGGAAAAGCCAAGCTGAAATACGGAACGCAGTATCCTTTTGAAGGGAAAAAGGTTCTGATTGTTGACGATATAGCCGACACAGGAGAGAGCTTAACTCTGGCTAAGAACTACGTTGAGAGTAAAAATCCAGCTGAAGTTAAAGCAGCGACGTTGCTAACAATAAAGACCTCAAAGTTCAGACCGGATTATTATGGGGAGGAGATTGACTGGGCGTGGATTGTATTCCCATGGAATTTCGTTGAAGATATGATAAATCTGACAAGCAACCTCTTTGAGGAGAAAGAAAAGCTCACAACAGATGAAATCATTGCTCTTTTCAGAGAACTTCACGGCATTGAGGTTCCAAAGGAAAGGCTCGAGGAAGCTTTGACTATAGCAGAGAAGAGAAAAATATTTAAAAAGGAAGGTGAATTTTGGCTCAAACCTTAA